From Microplitis mediator isolate UGA2020A chromosome 11, iyMicMedi2.1, whole genome shotgun sequence, one genomic window encodes:
- the LOC130676840 gene encoding spondin-1 isoform X2 produces MIYTVYLIVLILTGLEKSLGAKCDRKIDSKSEPGELEGQFSIFLWTFNKTDMVDQYMPNTRYIVTVEGAKRPDVGPHDSDKYREKFIRFLLTVDNKNESSSSEGSFDLIDDSLTQFSDKCPNSIMETSKIPKEDISVAWTSPPEGSGCVLFRATIMETPETWFMDEGGLVRTVCQDPKAIEDDPGPVLPECCACDEAKYEVTFEGLWSRNTHPKDFPSKGWMIKFSDVIGASHTFDYRFWKFDDTASEGLQQVAEFGSTRKLESELKEQSEHIRTIIKARGISHPNVTGRTFAVFRVDRKHHLMSLVSMIVPSPDWIVGVSGLELCLSNCSWIEHKELNLYPIDVGTDDGITYMSPDSPLEKPEPIRRITTSWPNDTRSPFYDPLGMDMKPMAKLHLSRQRLYEKACDDSTGTTATDSGGDNNDINSNNDNSRNSTTDEDGENHKGKNRKPHRKKDKSCRTTQWSGWGECSEPCGEGKRMRQRKYEDPIAAAAHNCNKSLSNRGVCYGNNPECNGRERGGTILDTPACKLNQWSEWSSCTTTCGQGETVRSRIFVHKKHRKHCMMVPNGPDLQQTVPCDNGPCENTETEEVRNLEDQDDNVVVDDVVEDTEAETETEEDKKEGDEENQENQEEENEENQEGENQDNQEGENEENQEGENVEETENDENDKEETNDEEEKDNDNDDDEDEVVEVTEEWLQKCPDDVYGPWGAWSPCTSSCGPGTKTRHRRPIDDSAEGSVNWNCRVQSVNCTSKIKSCEITPEDAEKICNEPLITGSCEGSFKRVYYNSTTNECKFFKYRGCEANRNNFQTVEECMKVCNEIRKGIWEGAKSEDVSKNYKVSISSVLSYHIPVHQERRKSKRERLDPESEDFNGIQAGSQVLSTTQEYEEGQKVDCEVTEWSDWTICEDCHGYTNSTRSIVTPAQNGGRRCPKKLMRKIKCHKILPGCSKDSRGDRRKRYRDRKSVLPETNNNNNYSYNNGVDCKLTHWSPWSPCHATCGNAVQHRTRRIKIHPYGLHGKPCTRLVEFRKCSMFPCKIE; encoded by the exons ATGATTTACACGGTgtatttaatagttttaattttaacggGTCTGGAAAAATCATTGGGGGCGAAATGCGACAGGAAGATCGACAGCAAATCCGAGCCAGGAGAGTTGGAGGgacaattttcaatttttctctggacttttAATAAAACTGACATGGTCGATCAGTATATGCCAAACACGCGATACATTG TGACGGTCGAGGGAGCGAAGAGGCCGGATGTTGGGCCACATGATTCTGACAAGTATAGAGAGaagtttataagatttttattgacAGTTGATAACAAAAATGAGTCCTCTTCATCAGAGGGTTCATTTGATCTTATTGACGACTCGCTGACCCAGTTCTCGGACAAATGTCCAAACAGTATCATGGAGACGAGCAAGATACCAAAGGAAGACATAAGTGTTGCATGGACGAGCCCTCCCGAGGGAAGCGGCTGCGTACTCTTcag GGCGACGATAATGGAAACTCCCGAGACGTGGTTTATGGATGAAGGCGGCTTAGTGAGAACAGTTTGTCAAGATCCCAAAGCAATAGAAGACGATCCGGGACCTGTCTTGCCTGAGTGCTGTGCTTGCGACGAAGCCAAGTACGAGGTCACGTTCGAGGGTCTCTGGTCTCGGAATACTCATCCCAAG GATTTTCCCAGCAAAGGCTGGATGATTAAATTTTCGGACGTTATTGGGGCTTCTCATACTTTCGACTACCGGTTTTGGAAGTTTGACGACACAGCCAGCGAAGGGCTTCAGCAAGTGGCCGAGTTTGGGTCAACAAGAAAACTCGAGTCCGAGCTCAAAGAGCAG agcGAACATATCAGGACAATTATCAAAGCACGAGGTATCAGTCATCCAAATGTCACCGGAAGGACTTTCGCAGTGTTCAGAGTAGACCGGAAGCATCATCTCATGTCACTGGTTTCCATGATTG TGCCTTCACCTGATTGGATTGTCGGAGTCTCTGGACTGGAGCTTTGTCTCTCGAATTGCTCGTGGATCGAACACAAAGAGCTCAATTTGTACCCGATCGATGTGGGAACTGATGACGGGATAACTTATATG TCCCCGGATTCGCCGCTGGAAAAACCGGAGCCAATAAGACGAATAACAACCAGCTGGCCAAATGACACAAGGTCACCATTTTATGATCCCCTTGGCATGGACATGAAACCTATGGCGAAGTTGCACCTCAGCAGACAAAGACTTTACGAAAAAGCCTGCGATGATTCTACCGGCACCACTGCCACAGATTCAGGTggtgataataatgatattaatagtaataatgataatagtaGAAATTCAACAACAGACGAAGATGGTGAGAACCATAAAGGAAAGAACCGTAAACcccacagaaaaaaagata AGTCGTGTAGAACAACTCAGTGGAGTGGGTGGGGCGAGTGCTCGGAACCTTGCGGCGAAGGAAAGAGAATGAGACAAAGAAAATATGAGGATCCAATAGCTGCTGCGGCTCATAATTGCAATAAATCATTAAGCAACCGCGGAGTCTGTTATGGAAACAATCCagaatg cAATGGACGCGAAAGAGGAGGAACAATTCTCGACACACCGGCGTGCAAATTAAACCAATGGTCAGAATGGAGTTCCTGTACAACAACTTGCGGCCAAGGAGAAACTGTACGCTCACGTATTTTTGTCCATAAAAAACATCGCAAGCACTGCATGATGGTACCGAATGGCCCAGACTTGCAGCAAACGGTTCCATGTGATAATGGGCCTTGCGAAAATACGGAAACTGAAGAGGTAAGAAATTTAGAGGATCAGGATGACAATGTTGTCGTTGATGATGTTGTCGAGGATACGGAGGCTGAGACAGAGACAGAGGAGGATAAAAAAGAAGGTGATGAGGAAAATCAAGAAAATCAGGAGGAAGAGAATGAGGAAAATCAGGAGGGGGAGAATCAGGATAATCAGGAGGGAGAGAATGAGGAAAATCAGGAGGGAGAGAATGTGGAGGAGACAGAAAATGATGAGAATGATAAAGAGGAAACAAATGACgaagaagaaaaagataatgataatgatgatgatgaagatgaGGTGGTGGAGGTAACCGAGGAATGGTTGCAg aaatgCCCTGATGACGTGTACGGTCCCTGGGGTGCGTGGTCTCCATGCACATCATCATGTGGGCCGGGTACTAAAACAAGACACCGCAGACCTATTGATGACTCTGCTGAGGGAAGTGTTAATTGGAATTGTCGAGTACAAAGTGTTAATTGCACttcgaaaataaaaagctGCGAAATAACTCCCGAAGATGctgaaa AGATTTGCAACGAGCCATTGATTACTGGATCGTGTGAAGGATCTTTCAAGCGAGTCTACTACAATTCGACAACAAACGAGTGCAAGTTTTTCAAATACAGAGGATGCGAGGCCAATAGgaataattttcaaactgTCGAAGAATGTATGAAAGTTTGCAATGAAATCCGGA AAGGAATTTGGGAAGGAGCTAAGTCTGAAGatgtatcgaaaaattataaagtatcGATTAGTAGTGTCCTTAGTTATCACATTCCCGTTCATCAGGAACGTAGAAAGTCTAAGCGCGAGCGACTCG ATCCAGAGTCTGAGGACTTTAATGGAATCCAAGCCGGCAGTCAAGTTTTATCGACAACtcaagaatacgaggaaggaCAAAAAGTGGATTGCGAAGTGACTGAGTGGAGTGACTGGACGATTTGCGAAGACTGTCATGGATATACCAACAGCACTCGGTCTATTGTG ACTCCGGCACAAAACGGCGGGCGCAGGTGTCCGAAGAAAttgatgagaaaaataaaatgtcacaAAATATTACCCGGGTGCT caaAAGACAGTCGGGGTGATCGCCGCAAACGTTATCGTGATCGCAAGTCCGTTTTGCCAGAaactaataacaataataattatagttataATAACGGAG TTGACTGTAAATTAACCCACTGGTCTCCTTGGTCTCCGTGTCACGCGACTTGTGGCAACGCAGTTCAACATCGGACACGGAGAATTAAAATTCATCCCTACGGATTACACGGCAAACCTTGCACTAGACTCGTCGAGTTCCGGAAGTGCTCAATGTTTCCttgtaaaattgaataa
- the LOC130676840 gene encoding spondin-1 isoform X4 has translation MIYTVYLIVLILTGLEKSLGAKCDRKIDSKSEPGELEGQFSIFLWTFNKTDMVDQYMPNTRYIVTVEGAKRPDVGPHDSDKYREKFIRFLLTVDNKNESSSSEGSFDLIDDSLTQFSDKCPNSIMETSKIPKEDISVAWTSPPEGSGCVLFRATIMETPETWFMDEGGLVRTVCQDPKAIEDDPGPVLPECCACDEAKYEVTFEGLWSRNTHPKDFPSKGWMIKFSDVIGASHTFDYRFWKFDDTASEGLQQVAEFGSTRKLESELKEQSEHIRTIIKARGISHPNVTGRTFAVFRVDRKHHLMSLVSMIVPSPDWIVGVSGLELCLSNCSWIEHKELNLYPIDVGTDDGITYMSPDSPLEKPEPIRRITTSWPNDTRSPFYDPLGMDMKPMAKLHLSRQRLYEKACDDSTGTTATDSGGDNNDINSNNDNSRNSTTDEDGENHKGKNRKPHRKKDKSCRTTQWSGWGECSEPCGEGKRMRQRKYEDPIAAAAHNCNKSLSNRGVCYGNNPECNGRERGGTILDTPACKLNQWSEWSSCTTTCGQGETVRSRIFVHKKHRKHCMMVPNGPDLQQTVPCDNGPCENTETEEVRNLEDQDDNVVVDDVVEDTEAETETEEDKKEGDEENQENQEEENEENQEGENQDNQEGENEENQEGENVEETENDENDKEETNDEEEKDNDNDDDEDEVVEVTEEWLQKCPDDVYGPWGAWSPCTSSCGPGTKTRHRRPIDDSAEGSVNWNCRVQSVNCTSKIKSCEITPEDAEKICNEPLITGSCEGSFKRVYYNSTTNECKFFKYRGCEANRNNFQTVEECMKVCNEIRNPESEDFNGIQAGSQVLSTTQEYEEGQKVDCEVTEWSDWTICEDCHGYTNSTRSIVTPAQNGGRRCPKKLMRKIKCHKILPGCSKDSRGDRRKRYRDRKSVLPETNNNNNYSYNNGVSVDCKLTHWSPWSPCHATCGNAVQHRTRRIKIHPYGLHGKPCTRLVEFRKCSMFPCKIE, from the exons ATGATTTACACGGTgtatttaatagttttaattttaacggGTCTGGAAAAATCATTGGGGGCGAAATGCGACAGGAAGATCGACAGCAAATCCGAGCCAGGAGAGTTGGAGGgacaattttcaatttttctctggacttttAATAAAACTGACATGGTCGATCAGTATATGCCAAACACGCGATACATTG TGACGGTCGAGGGAGCGAAGAGGCCGGATGTTGGGCCACATGATTCTGACAAGTATAGAGAGaagtttataagatttttattgacAGTTGATAACAAAAATGAGTCCTCTTCATCAGAGGGTTCATTTGATCTTATTGACGACTCGCTGACCCAGTTCTCGGACAAATGTCCAAACAGTATCATGGAGACGAGCAAGATACCAAAGGAAGACATAAGTGTTGCATGGACGAGCCCTCCCGAGGGAAGCGGCTGCGTACTCTTcag GGCGACGATAATGGAAACTCCCGAGACGTGGTTTATGGATGAAGGCGGCTTAGTGAGAACAGTTTGTCAAGATCCCAAAGCAATAGAAGACGATCCGGGACCTGTCTTGCCTGAGTGCTGTGCTTGCGACGAAGCCAAGTACGAGGTCACGTTCGAGGGTCTCTGGTCTCGGAATACTCATCCCAAG GATTTTCCCAGCAAAGGCTGGATGATTAAATTTTCGGACGTTATTGGGGCTTCTCATACTTTCGACTACCGGTTTTGGAAGTTTGACGACACAGCCAGCGAAGGGCTTCAGCAAGTGGCCGAGTTTGGGTCAACAAGAAAACTCGAGTCCGAGCTCAAAGAGCAG agcGAACATATCAGGACAATTATCAAAGCACGAGGTATCAGTCATCCAAATGTCACCGGAAGGACTTTCGCAGTGTTCAGAGTAGACCGGAAGCATCATCTCATGTCACTGGTTTCCATGATTG TGCCTTCACCTGATTGGATTGTCGGAGTCTCTGGACTGGAGCTTTGTCTCTCGAATTGCTCGTGGATCGAACACAAAGAGCTCAATTTGTACCCGATCGATGTGGGAACTGATGACGGGATAACTTATATG TCCCCGGATTCGCCGCTGGAAAAACCGGAGCCAATAAGACGAATAACAACCAGCTGGCCAAATGACACAAGGTCACCATTTTATGATCCCCTTGGCATGGACATGAAACCTATGGCGAAGTTGCACCTCAGCAGACAAAGACTTTACGAAAAAGCCTGCGATGATTCTACCGGCACCACTGCCACAGATTCAGGTggtgataataatgatattaatagtaataatgataatagtaGAAATTCAACAACAGACGAAGATGGTGAGAACCATAAAGGAAAGAACCGTAAACcccacagaaaaaaagata AGTCGTGTAGAACAACTCAGTGGAGTGGGTGGGGCGAGTGCTCGGAACCTTGCGGCGAAGGAAAGAGAATGAGACAAAGAAAATATGAGGATCCAATAGCTGCTGCGGCTCATAATTGCAATAAATCATTAAGCAACCGCGGAGTCTGTTATGGAAACAATCCagaatg cAATGGACGCGAAAGAGGAGGAACAATTCTCGACACACCGGCGTGCAAATTAAACCAATGGTCAGAATGGAGTTCCTGTACAACAACTTGCGGCCAAGGAGAAACTGTACGCTCACGTATTTTTGTCCATAAAAAACATCGCAAGCACTGCATGATGGTACCGAATGGCCCAGACTTGCAGCAAACGGTTCCATGTGATAATGGGCCTTGCGAAAATACGGAAACTGAAGAGGTAAGAAATTTAGAGGATCAGGATGACAATGTTGTCGTTGATGATGTTGTCGAGGATACGGAGGCTGAGACAGAGACAGAGGAGGATAAAAAAGAAGGTGATGAGGAAAATCAAGAAAATCAGGAGGAAGAGAATGAGGAAAATCAGGAGGGGGAGAATCAGGATAATCAGGAGGGAGAGAATGAGGAAAATCAGGAGGGAGAGAATGTGGAGGAGACAGAAAATGATGAGAATGATAAAGAGGAAACAAATGACgaagaagaaaaagataatgataatgatgatgatgaagatgaGGTGGTGGAGGTAACCGAGGAATGGTTGCAg aaatgCCCTGATGACGTGTACGGTCCCTGGGGTGCGTGGTCTCCATGCACATCATCATGTGGGCCGGGTACTAAAACAAGACACCGCAGACCTATTGATGACTCTGCTGAGGGAAGTGTTAATTGGAATTGTCGAGTACAAAGTGTTAATTGCACttcgaaaataaaaagctGCGAAATAACTCCCGAAGATGctgaaa AGATTTGCAACGAGCCATTGATTACTGGATCGTGTGAAGGATCTTTCAAGCGAGTCTACTACAATTCGACAACAAACGAGTGCAAGTTTTTCAAATACAGAGGATGCGAGGCCAATAGgaataattttcaaactgTCGAAGAATGTATGAAAGTTTGCAATGAAATCCGGA ATCCAGAGTCTGAGGACTTTAATGGAATCCAAGCCGGCAGTCAAGTTTTATCGACAACtcaagaatacgaggaaggaCAAAAAGTGGATTGCGAAGTGACTGAGTGGAGTGACTGGACGATTTGCGAAGACTGTCATGGATATACCAACAGCACTCGGTCTATTGTG ACTCCGGCACAAAACGGCGGGCGCAGGTGTCCGAAGAAAttgatgagaaaaataaaatgtcacaAAATATTACCCGGGTGCT caaAAGACAGTCGGGGTGATCGCCGCAAACGTTATCGTGATCGCAAGTCCGTTTTGCCAGAaactaataacaataataattatagttataATAACGGAG tttcAGTTGACTGTAAATTAACCCACTGGTCTCCTTGGTCTCCGTGTCACGCGACTTGTGGCAACGCAGTTCAACATCGGACACGGAGAATTAAAATTCATCCCTACGGATTACACGGCAAACCTTGCACTAGACTCGTCGAGTTCCGGAAGTGCTCAATGTTTCCttgtaaaattgaataa